One Bombus pyrosoma isolate SC7728 linkage group LG7, ASM1482585v1, whole genome shotgun sequence genomic window carries:
- the LOC122569666 gene encoding triple functional domain protein isoform X4, with amino-acid sequence MDGTRATEVLPLLQERLAILPGGRDRRGGPVLVFPTTARRERAKPEDYRRLLQYLLTIPSDEARGLRFTVIVDMRGATWDSVKPILKVLHEHFHRSIHVAFIIKPENFWQKQRTSLAKQKKYNFEINTISLEALTKVIDPSQLTADLDGSLQYDHAQWIDTRLAVEDFTWQAADLLDRLDDLQEDLSRNDFADDVAGAKHGIDLHNEMKKKIMKVPVEEIEVVGQRLLQRFDNSIAASSGEGGSIESGATGGTDPDGRALAALVIQHLESVHAAQQHLLQLWHIKKMKLDQCFQLRLFEQDCAKMFDWICHNREGFLANYVEIGRSYQLAKNLQEEHKHFTMSSMNVYVNINKILTMASRLLETQHYAAGHVRAVAGRLDRAWKEFAAGLDERTAVLSLSVVFHHKAEQYVDSVAGWSQACDAGNLPNEIPILESHIRQHQTLYEAMCQAYTEVYDAYQALLSGLGSMLQVCHGFSSTHGSSSDTSFCIDYSQDGHGIDGHSGMSGNPAADYSEGASHVLAVIHQILGHHRALEARWHARKVKLHQRLALRLFQEDVKQVLDWLTNHGEVFIRKNTGVGRNLQKARVYQKSHEHFENVAQNTYTNATKLLTAAQELAHTGECAADEIYAVAQELEAHVSSFAARVEQRRRRLDLAVVFYTHEKELTGWVDELRQELQQDEVAENLETAERLLEQCAQHRASCMEACASTIVQGEALLRELRESTDAPDTTGSISAVEAALDRLAGLRQELEDLWATRKLRLELCLRLRVFERDALEASGQLEMWAQELQGPPREGSPEQLLRVHNDGVAHMQNTAFQVLQQGQELAQVLEQAGVCIMADGQHSAASRVQVLLEFLNEREMDAEDLAEMRRVRLEQASQLVQLQTDATHVANWIRNGEAMLLASLRVPENLQDAEQLRLEHEQFQVAIEKTHTSAVQVKHRADALVSANHYDPKSIREVAEDVTKRWQQLVTCAEERHKLVTASINFYKTAEQVRSVLDSLEREYKRDEDWCASGEKATQVPTLVGKHQEQKEAFLKACTLVRRTAETFLKYTNRSLQFYSYQANSAGSENKVKSILEELLSKENRVLEYWTQRKKRLDQCHQYVLFERSAKQALEWIRETGELYLATHTNVGKNRIENEQLLREHNEFKGAAKETRERVKLLIQLADNLVEKGHAHAAAIKQSVAEVDQRYKDFSTRMDCYKSQIEEDLGIQSDDGQKDLSIDRNSDPLLEEKIKGKDLKELNEEKRRSARRKEFIMAELLQTERTYVKDLETCIRCFLEETRCGKGNVPSGLQGRESIIFSNMEEIHQFHSNIFLRELEKYETMPEDVGHCFVTWAPKFDMYVTYCKNKPESNQLLVTHGGTWFEELQRKQRVEHPIAAYLIKPVQRITKYQLLLKDLQACCQEGQGEIKDGLEVMLNVPKKANDALHLSMLEGCDVRIDTLGDVVLQDSFTVWDPKQLIRKGRDRHIFLFELYLLFSKEVKDSAGKVKYIYKSRLMTSELGVTEHIEGDECKFAVWTGRAPTSDTRVVLRANSMDAKQLWVKRLREVIQETYFSLSMPKSPAKKSSSQRSSRDLEECASLDDSVENLDRNSLASFGSTNTTDSDKTGVAEVTWVIADHSAAPGSKELTVTKGQQVEVLENGSNISGVNTSEWTHVRLLVAPGQVDPPPEGLVPTSALKQPPPVSSKTSPSRKVPGQQQQQQQQQQQQQQQQQQSHYHQQQSTSQIQTAASSGGITTVSSGATGIPGSSSSVVGTGIVASGGLPAQNVPPSSILPDETENIIVGTAAAAAAANDGSGAANTNSPGNKRRGFSGRKWLPPPLRKLSQGKVEKSPPTTTPTATATTATTSTAISIVQTSCERSSLKKNVSEKRFRLPSGAEQSRPLRSASVSISALTTATASMRVSTSVSEADLDTELEAGLEGAEEEEGETEQSEPELEEDTMPEPDDTEALTYSEQNGADDAEDELELPPPMKPITEPILVATANGSSESAIATESCGKSRTSERSAKILDGATTADLAEIEQIVKERMEQHTENQERQSLMRTPSGKSSNVGIGGDDDYDEGTLSTAITIAATTIAAPTTATSTTMTTVATMVTTMATTTTTTTTTTTSSPVHGTLEECDVESAVLAKRQFVIRELVETEKDYVNDLKQIVEGYMSLMRDPESEVPLPDDLRGGKDKMVFGNIEAIYEWHRDFFLKALERCLERPEELGPLFKRYERKLHMYVVYCQNKPVSEYIVSEYIDTYFEDLRQKLGHRLQLCDLLIKPVQRITKYQLLLREALRLTERTQRMSEIEGLTAAVHVMRIIPKAANDMMDVARLQGFDGKITAQGKLLLHGPLLVSEFSSNLPSKEKEWQVFLFEQNIIFSEAVGKKTQFTNPVYIYKAHIQVNKLCLQNPYDDPEKFIIRSTDPRKPGLAFSCSAAEENGPRKQEWVDTITAILQTQRDFLKAIQSPIAYQKELTKDPFRGVSPDSPCRGSVLSTISSTIPNMSKTNEERRNEMAGAAGSTISATSKTLATAAAVAATATGTGTGTATTSVLHRPRTGATDQDSSQTQSSPSKSRLNFLEGFRSTLRPRSPVRNNSIPGDGRWRGSARAGSSSRGTCARPLEKGGATM; translated from the exons ATGGATGGAACAAGAGCTACGGAGGTTTTACCTTTGCTCCAAGAACGTCTGGCTATTCTGCCAGGTGGTCGGGATCGCAGGGGTGGACCAGTACTTGTGTTTCCTACTACAGCAAGACGCGAAAGAGCCAAACCTGAAGATTACCGACGTCTTTTGCAATACTTATTGACCATACCCAGCGATGAAGCCAGAGGTTTACGCTTCACTGTCATTGTGGATATGCGTGGTGCTACTTGGGATTCTGTCAAACCCATCCTAAAG gTGTTACATGAACACTTTCATCGATCAATTCATGTTGCTTTCATCATCAAACCTGAAAATTTCTGGCAAAAGCAAAGAACGTCATTGgctaaacaaaaaaaatataatttcgaa ATAAATACGATAAGTTTAGAAGCTTTGACGAAGGTGATCGATCCATCGCAATTGACCGCGGATTTGGATGGATCGCTACAGTATGATCATGCACAATGGATTGATACGAGACTAGCCGTAGAAGACTTTACGTGGCAGGCGGCTGATCTTCTTGATAGATTGGACGACTTACAGGAAGATCTAAGTCGAAATGATTTTGCGGACGATGTGGCTGGAGCGAAACACGGGATTGATTTGCACaatgaaatgaagaaaaagattatgaAAGTTCCAGTGGAAGAAATTGAAGTTGTCGGTCAGCGATTACTACAACGTTTCGATAATA GTATAGCAGCGAGTAGTGGCGAAGGCGGTAGTATAGAAAGCGGGGCCACTGGTGGCACCGACCCCGATGGACGAGCTCTAGCAGCATTAGTGATTCAACACTTAGAATCTGTGCACGCCGCGCAACAGCATCTTCTACAGTTGTGGCACattaaaaagatgaaattggATCAGTGCTTTCAACTAAGGCTTTTCGAACAGGATTGTGCAAAAATGTTTGATTGGATTTGTCACAACAGAGAAGGATTTTTGGCGAATTATGTCGAAATTGGTCGTTCTTATCAACTGGCTAAAAATTTGCAGGAGGAGCATAAACATTTCACTATGAGTTCCATGAATGTCTAtgtgaatataaataagattttaaCCATGGCCAGCCGTTTGCTCGAAACTCAACATTATGCTGCCGGACACGTTAGGGCAGTAGCCGGTCGACTAGATCGAGCTTGGAAAGAATTCGCGGCAGGACTTGATGAACGTACCGCGGTCCTCAGTTTGAGCGTTGTATTTCATCATAAGGCAGAGCAATACGTCGATAGCGTCGCAGGATGGAGTCAAGCTTGCGATGCTGGAAACTTACCTAATGAAATACCAATCTTGGAATCTCATATACGGCAACACCAAACTCTTTACGAAGCGATGTGTCAAGCTTACACAGAG GTATATGACGCGTATCAGGCACTTTTGAGTGGACTAGGCTCGATGCTGCAAGTTTGTCACGGCTTCAGTTCGACGCACGGTTCGAGCTCGGATACGAGTTTTTGCATCGATTAT AGTCAAGATGGACACGGTATCGATGGACATTCCGGTATGAGCGGAAATCCAGCAGCGGATTATAGCGAGGGTGCATCCCATGTATTGGCGGTAATCCATCAAATCTTGGGTCATCACAGAGCGTTGGAGGCTCGTTGGCATGCTCGGAAAGTCAAACTGCATCAACGACTTGCGTTAAG ATTATTTCAAGAAGATGTAAAGCAAGTTCTGGATTGGTTAACTAATCATGGCGAAgtttttattagaaagaaTACAGGCGTGGGTCGGAATCTTCAAAAAGCGAGAGTGTACCAGAAAAGTCATGAACATTTCGAAAATGTAGCTCAG AATACTTATACAAATGCTACTAAACTACTTACTGCTGCTCAAGAATTGGCACACACTGGTGAGTGTGCTGCTGATGAAATATACGCTGTGGCGCAAGAATTAGAAGCTCACGTTAGTAGTTTCGCGGCAAGAGTTGAACAGCGTCGTCGAAGATTAGATTTGGCGGTTGTGTTTTATACACATGAAAAAGAG TTAACTGGTTGGGTTGACGAATTGCGACAAGAATTACAACAAGACGAAGTAGCAGAGAATCTGGAAACTGCGGAAAGACTGTTGGAACAATGTGCTCAACACCGAGCCTCCTGCATGGAAGCTTGTGCATCGACTATCGTTCAGGGTGAAGCATTGCTTCGAGAACTTCGAGAATCTACCGATGCTCCTGATACTACGGGCTCT ATATCTGCAGTAGAAGCTGCCTTAGACAGGTTAGCGGGTTTAAGGCAGGAATTAGAAGATTTGTGGGCTACAAGAAAATTGAGATTAGAACTATGTCTACGATTGCGCGTGTTCGAGAGAGATGCTTTAGAAGCGAGTGGTCAGTTAGAGATGTGGGCGCAGGAGCTACAAGGTCCACCTCGGGAGGGTTCCCCTGAACAATTGTTGCGTGTGCACAACGATGGTGTTGCTCATATGCAGAATACCGCATTTCAGGTTTTGCAACAAGGTCAAGAACTCGCTCAG GTATTAGAACAAGCAGGAGTTTGCATAATGGCAGACGGGCAACACAGTGCTGCATCTAGAGTTCAAGTGcttctcgaatttttaaacgaaaggGAAATGGACGCGGAAGATTTGGCGGAGATGAGAAGAGTTCGTTTAGAACAAGCTTCTCAATTGGTGCAACTACAAACCGATGCTACACATGTAGCTAACTGGATTCGCAATGGAGAAGCTATGTTGTTAGCTTCGTTGAGAGTTCCAGAAAATCTGCAGGATGCTGAGCAGCTTCGTTTAGAACACGAACAGTTCCAAGTTGCTATAGAAAAAACACATACTTCAGCTGTTCAG GTCAAACACAGAGCAGATGCGTTAGTGAGTGCGAATCACTACGATCCGAAGAGTATAAGAGAAGTGGCAGAGGATGTAACTAAGAGATGGCAACAGCTAGTGACATGTGCAGAGGAGAGACACAAGCTAGTAACTGCTAgcattaatttttacaagacGGCGGAACAAGTTCGCTCTGTATTAGATAGCCTCGAACGCGAATACAAACGGGACGAAGATTGGTGCGCTTCTGGTGAAAAGGCGACACAAGTGCCAACGCTTGTTGGAAAACATCAAGAACAAAAGGAAGCATTCTTGAAAGCATGCACGTTGGTACGGCGAACCGCGGAAACATTTCTCAAATATACAAACCGCAGTCTTCAGTTTTATAGTTATCAAGCGAACAGCGCTGGCTCAGAGAATAAAGTTAAAA GTATTTTGGAAGAGTTGCTTAGTAAAGAAAATCGTGTGCTGGAATATTGGACGCAGCGTAAGAAACGATTGGATCAGTGTCATCAATATGTTTTATTCGAGCGCAGTGCTAAACAGGCTTTAGAATGGATAAGAGAAACGGGTGAATTGTATTTAGCCACCCATACTAACGTTGGTAAAAATCGTATCGAAAATGAACAATTGTTGCGGGAGCACAATGAATTTAAGGGAGCTGCGAAG GAAACAAGAGAAAGAGTGAAACTGTTGATCCAGCTTGCTGATAATTTAGTGGAAAAAGGACACGCTCATGCAGCAGCAATTAAACAGTCTGTTGCTGAAGTGGATCAAAGATACAAGGACTTTAGTACGCGTATGGACTGCTATAAAAGTCAAATCGAAGAAGATCTCGGAATTCAATCTGACGATGGCCAAAAAGATCTTTCCATCGATCGCAATTCTGATCCTCTACTCGAAGAGAAGATCAAGGGGAAAGATCTGAAAGAATTAAacgaggagaaaagaagatcgGCAAGAAGAAAAGA ATTTATAATGGCTGAACTGCTGCAAACAGAGCGGACCTACGTGAAGGATTTGGAAACTTGTATTCGATGTTTTTTGGAAGAAACGCGATGCGGAAAAGGAAACGTTCCATCTGGATTACAAGGACGAGAATCAATAATTTTCAGCAATATGGAAGAAATTCATCAATTTCATAGTAACATATTTCTTCGTGAGCTAGAAAAGTACGAAACTATGCCAGAAGACGTTGGGCATTGTTTCGTGACATGG GCACCTAAATTTGATATGTACGTGACATACTGTAAGAATAAACCGGAAAGTAATCAATTGTTAGTTACTCATGGTGGGACATGGTTTGAAGAATTACAAAGGAAACAGCGAGTTGAACATCCGATCGCTGCGTACCTAATTAAACCGGTACAAAGAATAACAAAGTATCAGTTGTTGCTCAAAGATCTTCAG GCTTGTTGCCAAGAAGGACAGGGCGAGATAAAAGATGGGTTAGAAGTAATGTTAAATGTGCCTAAGAAAGCGAACGATGCCTTACATTTGAGCATGCTGGAAGGTTGCGATGTAAGAATAGATACACTAGGCGATGTAGTGCTGCAAGACTCTTTTACAGTGTGGGACCCTAAACAACTGATTAGAAAAGGCAGGGATCGGCacatatttctatttgaattGTACCTATTGTTTAGCAAAGAGGTGAAAGATTCGGCTGGAAAG GTGAAGTACATTTACAAAAGTCGTTTGATGACCTCCGAGCTGGGTGTGACCGAACATATCGAGGGTGATGAATGCAAATTCGCCGTTTGGACAGGTCGGGCACCAACCAGCGATACACGTGTCGTTCTTCGAGCTAATTCGATGGATGCTAAACAACTGTGGGTGAAAAGACTACGCGAGGTCATTCAGGAAACATATTTCAGTTTAAGTATGCCGAAGAGTCCTGCGAAGAAGAGTTCGAGTCAACGTTCTAGCAGAGATCTCGAAGAATGTGCTTCTCTGGACGATAGCGTTGAGAATTTAGATCGAAATTCCCTGGCATCTTTTGGTTCCACCAACACCACAGATTCCGATAAG ACTGGCGTAGCCGAAGTGACCTGGGTTATCGCTGATCATTCCGCCGCGCCTGGATCCAAGGAATTGACGGTAACGAAGGGTCAACAAGTCGAGGTGTTGGAAAACGGAAGCAATATTAGCGGTGTGAATACGTCCGAATGGACCCACGTACGTTTACTGGTTGCCCCGGGACAAGTCGATCCGCCGCCAGAAGGACTGGTTCCTACTAGCGCGCTCAAACAGCCTCCACCGGTTTCCAGTAAAACTTCACCGTCTAGAAAAGTTCCAGgacagcagcagcaacaacaacaacaacagcagcagcagcaacaacaacagcagcaatCTCATTATCATCAACAGCAATCGACCAGTCAAATTCAAACTGCCGCGTCTAGCGGAGGCATCACAACAGTATCGTCTGGCGCTACAGGAATACCGGGATCTTCGTCATCGGTTGTGGGAACGGGCATAGTAGCGAGTGGTGGGTTACCCGCTCAAAATGTGCCACCGAGTTCTATATTGCCAGACGAAACAG aaaatattatcgtcGGCACTGCTGCTGCGGCTGCTGCGGCAAACGATGGAAGTGGTGCTGCGAACACGAATTCTCCAGGCAATAAAAGACGTGGCTTTAGCGG GAGAAAGTGGCTACCTCCACCGTTGCGTAAACTTAGCCAAGGTAAAGTGGAGAAATCCCCACCGACTACGACACCAACAGCGACAGCAACAACAGCGACGACGTCGACCGCGATTTCGATCGTGCAAACGTCTTGCGAACGATCCTCTTTGAAAAAGAACGTCTCGGAGAAACGATTTAGATTGCCGAGTGGTGCTGAACAGTCCCGACCTTTGAGAAGCGCTTCTGTTTCCATCTCTGCGTTAACAACCGCAACCGCGTCTATGCGCGTGTCTACCTCCGTGTCGGAGGCGGATCTTGACACGGAACTCGAGGCAGGACTCGAAGGAGCAGAAGAGGAGGAAGGAGAAACCGAGCAATCTGAACCTGAGTTGGAAGAGGATACGATGCCGGAACCCGACGACACCGAGGCTTTAACGTATTCCGAGCAAAATGGGGCGGACGATGCCGAGGATGAATTGGAACTTCCACCGCCGATGAAACCAATCACCGAACCGATACTCGTGGCAACAGCTAACGGTTCATCGGAATCTGCAATTGCAACAGAAAGCTGCGGAAAATCTCGA ACGTCTGAGAGGTCGGCAAAAATTCTTGACGGTGCTACGACGGCCGATTTAGCTGAGATCGAACAGATCGTGAAAGAAAGGATG GAACAACATACGGAAAATCAAGAAAGACAAAGCCTGATGCGGACACCCAGTGGTAAAAGTTCGAACGTTGGTATCGGTGGGGACGACGATTATGACGAAGGTACTCTGTCAACTGCGATAACTATCGCTGCTACTACGATTGCGGCACCGACAACAGCAACGTCAACAACAATGACAACAGTGGCGACGATGGTAACGACGATGGCGACGacaaccaccaccaccacaACGACCACAACGAGTAGCCCTGTTCACGGGACTCTGGAAGAGTGCGATGTGGAAAGTGCAGTGCTAGCGAAACGACAATTCGTTATTCGAGAATTGGTGGAAACGGAAAAAGATTATGTAAATGATCTAAAACAAATAGTCGAAGGGTACATGTCGTTGATGCGAGATCCAGAATCCGAAGTTCCATTGCCGGACGATTTGCGTGGTGGAAAAGATAAGATGGTTTTCGGCAATATAGAAGCAATCTACGAGTGGCATAGAGA TTTCTTCCTGAAGGCGTTGGAACGCTGTTTGGAACGTCCGGAAGAGCTCGGACCGCTGTTTAAgcgatacgaaagaaaattacatatgtacgttGTTTATTGTCAAAACAAACCAGTCTCCGAATATATCGTTTCCGAATATATAGATACCTATTTCGAG GACTTGAGACAAAAGCTCGGACATCGGTTACAATTGTGCGATCTTTTAATCAAGCCGGTTCAAAGGATCACAAAGTATCAACTTCTTCTTCGAGAAGCACTAAGACTTACCGAACGAACTCAAAGAATGTCAGAGATTGAAGGGCTTACAGCTGCGGTTCATGTAATGCGCATTATTCCAAAAGCGGCCAATGACATGATGGATGTTGCGAGACTTCAAGGTTTTGAC GGAAAGATCACAGCGCAAGGAAAGTTACTGTTGCACGGACCGCTTTTAGTATCAGAATTTTCCTCGAATTTACCGAGTAAGGAAAAAGAATGGCAAGTCTTCCTCTTCgagcaaaatattatttttagcgAGGCTGTCGGCAAAAAGACACAGTTCACGAATCCCGTCTACATTTACAAAGCTCATATCCAG GTGAATAAACTGTGCTTACAAAATCCTTACGACGACCCGGAAAAGTTCATAATTCGCTCGACGGATCCTCGAAAACCTGGCCTTGCATTTTCTTGTAGCGCAGCAGAAGAAAATGGGCCGCGGAAGCAGGAGTGGGTAGATACGATCACTGCCATCCTGCAGACCCAACGTGACTTTCTTAAGGCGATACAGTCGCCGATTGCCTACCAAAAGGAACTTACCAAAGATCCATT TCGTGGCGTGAGTCCGGATTCTCCGTGTCGAGGAAGTGTACTTTCAACGATTTCATCAACAATACCGAACATGTCTAAAACAAACGAGGAACGGAGAAATGAAATGGCCGGTGCCGCTGGTAGTACCATCTCTGCTACTTCGAAAACATTAGCTACAGCCGCGGCTGTAGCAGCAACAGCTACAGGAACGGGAACAGGAACGGCAACAACATCGGTGTTACACCGACCTCGTACCGGAGCTACGGATCAGGATTCCTCGCAAACGCAGTCAAGCCCTAGCAAAAGCAGACTGAATTTTCTCGAGGGATTTAGAAGCACCCTTCGACCTCGATCGCCTGTTCGCAACAATTCTATTCCG GGCGACGGCCGGTGGCGTGGCTCGGCTCGTGCTGGAAGCTCGTCGCGTGGAACGTGCGCTCGTCCGTTGGAGAAAGGAGGGGCAACGATGTGA